The Rhodococcus sp. X156 genome window below encodes:
- the opcA gene encoding glucose-6-phosphate dehydrogenase assembly protein OpcA, with protein MIIDLPATTTGKVNRQIVDLRKSGGAVTLGRVLTLVISTDDNVQTEAIIDAANDASREHPCRVIVLARGARKAATRLDAQIRVGGDAGASEVVVLRLYGPLADHAASAAVPFLLPDTPVMAWWPGEPPANPAADPVGQLATRRITDASSSKNPGRALLQRAASYAPGDTDLSWSRLTTWRALLASALDQPPYDPVRSATVTGGPDSPSSDLLAGWLAAFLDVPVKRVRKGEGLGSVVLDRVSGPVALVRPAGTAGVLTQPGQPDRSVALGRRQIKECLSEEMRRLDSDEIYARALQGLTMVKRSRSATSRFAVDDGSASHEEMV; from the coding sequence ATGATCATCGACCTCCCGGCCACCACCACCGGCAAGGTGAACCGGCAGATCGTCGACCTCCGCAAGAGCGGCGGCGCGGTCACCCTCGGGCGGGTGCTCACCCTGGTGATCTCCACCGACGACAACGTGCAGACCGAGGCCATCATCGACGCGGCCAACGACGCCAGCCGGGAGCACCCCTGCCGGGTGATCGTGCTGGCTCGCGGTGCCCGCAAGGCCGCCACCCGCCTGGACGCACAGATCCGGGTGGGCGGTGACGCCGGCGCCTCGGAGGTGGTGGTGCTGCGGCTCTACGGCCCGCTCGCTGACCACGCCGCCAGCGCCGCGGTGCCATTCCTCCTGCCGGACACCCCGGTGATGGCCTGGTGGCCCGGCGAGCCGCCGGCCAACCCCGCCGCCGACCCGGTGGGCCAGCTCGCCACCCGGCGGATCACCGACGCGTCCTCGTCCAAGAACCCCGGTCGCGCCCTGCTGCAGCGCGCGGCGAGCTACGCCCCCGGCGACACCGACCTGTCGTGGAGCCGGCTGACCACCTGGCGGGCCCTGCTGGCCAGCGCGCTGGACCAGCCGCCCTACGACCCGGTGCGCTCGGCGACGGTCACCGGTGGACCCGACTCCCCCTCCTCGGACCTGCTGGCCGGGTGGCTCGCGGCGTTCCTGGACGTGCCGGTCAAGCGGGTGCGCAAGGGCGAGGGCCTGGGCTCGGTGGTGCTGGACCGGGTGTCCGGCCCGGTGGCGCTGGTGCGCCCGGCCGGCACCGCGGGGGTGCTCACCCAGCCCGGTCAGCCCGACCGGTCGGTGGCGCTGGGGCGCCGCCAGATCAAGGAGTGCCTGTCCGAGGAGATGCGGCGGCTGGACTCCGACGAGATCTACGCCCGCGCGCTGCAGGGGCTGACCATGGTGAAGCGATCCCGGTCGGCGACCTCCCGGTTCGCGGTGGACGACGGCTCGGCCAGCCACGAGGAGATGGTGTGA
- the pgl gene encoding 6-phosphogluconolactonase — MSTPQVVVHSNADVLAAALAARLVTTLVDAQTAKGSASVVLTGGGVGIALLEQLRSSPACYAVDWSRVDVYFGDERFLPTGDPERNETQARLALLDHVGVDPERVFAMPASDGPDGDDPEAAARRYAAVLAGQAQPEDHGSVPRFDVLMLGMGGEGHVASIFPESPAVHETERSVVGVRGCPKPPPTRISLTLPAIRQAAQVWLCVAGEAKAAAVQLALEGAGEVALPAAGATGQRRTLWALDRSAAARLPRELLPPLS; from the coding sequence GTGAGCACGCCGCAGGTGGTGGTGCACAGCAACGCGGACGTGCTGGCTGCGGCCCTGGCGGCTCGGCTGGTGACCACGCTGGTGGACGCGCAGACGGCCAAGGGCAGCGCCTCGGTGGTGCTCACCGGCGGCGGGGTGGGCATCGCCCTGCTGGAGCAGCTGCGCAGCTCCCCCGCCTGCTACGCGGTGGACTGGTCCAGGGTGGACGTGTACTTCGGCGACGAGCGCTTCCTGCCCACCGGCGACCCGGAGCGCAACGAGACGCAGGCGCGGCTCGCCCTGCTGGACCACGTCGGGGTCGATCCCGAGCGGGTGTTCGCCATGCCGGCCTCCGACGGACCCGACGGCGACGACCCGGAGGCGGCCGCGCGGCGGTACGCAGCGGTGCTCGCCGGGCAGGCCCAGCCGGAGGACCACGGCTCGGTACCCCGCTTCGACGTGCTGATGCTGGGCATGGGCGGCGAGGGCCACGTGGCGTCGATCTTTCCCGAGTCACCCGCGGTGCACGAGACCGAGCGCAGCGTGGTGGGGGTGCGCGGCTGCCCCAAGCCGCCGCCCACCCGCATCTCCCTGACCCTGCCCGCCATCCGGCAGGCCGCCCAGGTGTGGCTGTGCGTGGCCGGGGAGGCCAAGGCAGCCGCGGTGCAGCTGGCGCTGGAGGGCGCGGGCGAGGTGGCTCTGCCCGCCGCGGGGGCCACCGGCCAGCGACGCACCCTGTGGGCGCTGGACCGCTCCGCCGCGGCGCGCCTGCCCCGGGAGCTGCTGCCGCCGCTGAGCTAG
- the secG gene encoding preprotein translocase subunit SecG: MKLFLQIVLIIASMALILLILLHRGKGGGLSTLFGGGVQSNLSGSNVVEKNLDRITIFIGLIWVVCIVGIGLAIKLDV; the protein is encoded by the coding sequence ATGAAGCTGTTCCTGCAGATTGTGCTCATCATCGCCAGCATGGCGCTGATCCTGCTCATCCTGCTGCACCGCGGCAAGGGCGGCGGACTGTCCACCCTCTTCGGTGGTGGCGTGCAGTCGAACCTGTCCGGCTCGAACGTGGTGGAGAAGAACCTCGACCGGATCACCATCTTCATCGGCCTGATCTGGGTGGTCTGCATCGTCGGCATCGGCCTGGCGATCAAGCTCGACGTCTGA
- the tpiA gene encoding triose-phosphate isomerase — protein sequence MTTAKSSRTPLIAGNWKMNLNHLEAIALVQKIAFALPDKYFDKVDVAVVPPFTDIRSVQTLIDGDKLRLTYGAQDVSAHDSGAYTGEISGSMLAKLGCTYVVVGHSERRSMHAETDAVVSAKVAAAFRHGLTPIVCVGEGLEVREAGDQVSYSVDQLRGSLAGCTPEQVASVVVAYEPVWAIGTGRVATPADAQEVCGALRKELVELGGAAAGAAVRVLYGGSVTSKNVGEIVAENDVDGALVGGASLKGEEFATLCAIAAGGPLP from the coding sequence ATGACGACGGCAAAGAGCTCTCGCACCCCGCTGATCGCGGGCAACTGGAAGATGAACCTCAACCACCTCGAGGCCATCGCCCTGGTGCAGAAGATCGCGTTCGCCCTGCCGGACAAGTACTTCGACAAGGTGGACGTGGCGGTCGTGCCGCCCTTCACCGACATCCGCAGCGTGCAGACCCTGATCGACGGGGACAAGCTGCGGCTGACCTACGGGGCCCAGGACGTCTCGGCGCACGACTCGGGTGCCTACACCGGTGAGATCAGCGGCTCCATGCTGGCCAAGCTGGGCTGCACCTACGTGGTGGTCGGACACTCCGAGCGCCGCAGCATGCACGCGGAGACCGACGCCGTGGTCTCGGCCAAGGTCGCTGCGGCCTTCCGGCACGGCCTCACGCCCATCGTGTGCGTGGGGGAGGGCCTGGAGGTCCGCGAGGCTGGTGACCAGGTGAGCTACTCGGTCGACCAGCTGCGTGGTTCGCTCGCGGGCTGCACCCCGGAGCAGGTGGCGTCCGTGGTGGTCGCCTACGAGCCGGTGTGGGCCATCGGCACCGGGCGGGTGGCCACTCCGGCCGACGCCCAGGAGGTGTGCGGTGCGCTGCGCAAGGAGCTCGTGGAGCTCGGCGGCGCCGCCGCCGGGGCTGCGGTCCGCGTGCTCTACGGCGGCTCGGTGACCTCCAAGAACGTCGGCGAGATCGTCGCCGAGAACGACGTCGACGGTGCCCTCGTCGGCGGCGCGAGCCTCAAGGGCGAGGAGTTCGCCACCCTGTGCGCGATCGCCGCCGGGGGACCGCTGCCCTGA
- a CDS encoding phosphoglycerate kinase — protein sequence MQTLQDLLDAGVAGRTVLVRSDLNVPLEDGTITDAGRIEASAPTLTTLAEAGARVIVTAHLGRPKGEPDPALSLGPVAARLGDALGRPVALADDVVGPSARRLAADLADGDVLLLENIRFDPRETSKSDEERGELADALVSLTGTNGAFVSDGFGVVHRKQASVYDVAQRLPHHAGLLVEAEVKVLATLTGDSPKPYAVVLGGSKVSDKLSVIEALAPKVDALFIGGGMCFTFLAAQGHMVGDSLLQPEMIETCRDLLERFGEKIHLPVDLVVAEAFSGTVPVQTVPATEIPVGHMGLDIGPATVERFTGGLLQARTIFWNGPMGVFEMSNFAGGTRGVAEAIISATRDGAFSVVGGGDSAAAVRLLDLPEDGFSHISTGGGASLEYLEGKELPGLAVLEA from the coding sequence GTGCAGACTCTGCAGGACCTCCTGGACGCGGGCGTCGCAGGACGCACCGTCCTGGTGCGCTCGGACCTCAACGTTCCGCTCGAGGACGGCACCATCACCGATGCCGGCCGCATCGAGGCCTCGGCCCCGACGCTGACCACGCTGGCTGAGGCCGGCGCCCGGGTGATCGTCACCGCGCACCTGGGTCGCCCCAAGGGCGAGCCCGACCCCGCGCTGTCGCTGGGCCCGGTCGCGGCTCGGCTCGGCGACGCGCTCGGCCGCCCGGTGGCCCTGGCCGACGACGTGGTGGGCCCCTCGGCCCGGCGCCTCGCGGCCGACCTGGCCGACGGCGACGTGCTGCTGCTGGAGAACATCCGGTTCGACCCGCGCGAGACGTCGAAGTCCGACGAGGAGCGCGGCGAGCTGGCGGACGCGCTGGTGTCGCTCACCGGCACCAACGGTGCGTTCGTCTCCGACGGGTTCGGTGTGGTCCACCGCAAGCAGGCGTCGGTCTACGACGTGGCCCAGCGCCTGCCGCACCACGCCGGGCTGCTGGTCGAGGCGGAGGTGAAGGTGCTCGCCACCCTCACCGGCGACTCGCCCAAGCCGTACGCGGTGGTGCTGGGTGGGTCCAAGGTGAGCGACAAGCTGTCGGTCATCGAGGCCCTCGCACCGAAGGTCGACGCGCTGTTCATCGGCGGCGGGATGTGCTTCACCTTCCTGGCCGCGCAGGGACACATGGTCGGCGACTCGCTGCTGCAGCCGGAGATGATCGAGACCTGCCGCGACCTGCTCGAGCGGTTCGGCGAGAAGATCCACCTGCCTGTCGACCTGGTCGTCGCGGAGGCCTTCTCCGGCACCGTGCCGGTGCAGACCGTGCCCGCCACCGAGATCCCGGTGGGCCACATGGGTCTGGACATCGGCCCGGCCACGGTGGAGCGCTTCACCGGTGGTCTGCTGCAGGCGAGGACGATCTTCTGGAACGGCCCGATGGGCGTGTTCGAGATGTCCAACTTCGCCGGTGGTACCCGAGGCGTGGCCGAGGCCATCATCTCCGCCACCCGCGACGGCGCGTTCAGCGTGGTCGGTGGCGGTGACTCCGCCGCGGCGGTGCGCCTGCTGGACCTGCCCGAGGACGGCTTCTCGCACATCTCCACCGGTGGTGGGGCGTCGCTGGAGTACCTCGAGGGCAAAGAGCTCCCCGGCCTCGCAGTGCTGGAGGCGTGA
- the gap gene encoding type I glyceraldehyde-3-phosphate dehydrogenase translates to MTVRVGVNGFGRIGRNFFRAVEAQRAAGSTDIEIVAVNDLTPPESLAHLLKYDSILGRLPQEVSVDGDYIVVGEQRIKALAIKEGPSALPWGELNVDVVIESTGIFTDADKARGHLDAGAKKVIVSAPAKGEDLTVVMGVNDGDYDGSQDIISNASCTTNCLGPMAKVLDEAFGIERGLMTTIHAYTADQNLQDGPHKDPRRARAAALNVVPTSTGAAKAISLVLPQLKGKLDGYALRVPVPTGSATDLTVTVSKPVTVEQVNEAFRAAADGELKGILVYTEAPIVSSDIVTDPASCIFDSGLTKVIDNQVKIVGWYDNEWGYSNRLVDLTGLVGSKL, encoded by the coding sequence GTGACGGTCCGGGTAGGCGTGAACGGCTTCGGTCGTATTGGTCGGAACTTCTTCCGGGCGGTGGAGGCGCAGCGCGCGGCCGGCTCCACCGACATCGAGATCGTGGCGGTGAACGACCTGACTCCGCCGGAGAGCCTCGCGCACCTGCTCAAGTACGACTCCATCCTGGGCCGCCTGCCGCAGGAGGTCTCCGTCGACGGTGACTACATCGTCGTGGGCGAGCAGCGCATCAAGGCCCTCGCCATCAAGGAGGGCCCCTCGGCCCTGCCCTGGGGCGAGCTGAACGTCGACGTGGTCATCGAGTCCACCGGCATCTTCACCGACGCCGACAAGGCACGCGGCCACCTCGACGCCGGTGCCAAGAAGGTCATCGTCTCCGCGCCCGCCAAGGGTGAGGACCTGACCGTGGTCATGGGCGTCAACGACGGCGACTACGACGGCAGCCAGGACATCATCTCCAACGCCTCCTGCACCACCAACTGCCTCGGCCCGATGGCCAAGGTCCTGGACGAGGCGTTCGGCATCGAGCGTGGCCTGATGACCACCATCCACGCCTACACCGCCGACCAGAACCTGCAGGACGGCCCGCACAAGGACCCGCGCCGCGCCCGCGCCGCCGCCCTCAACGTGGTGCCCACCTCCACCGGTGCCGCCAAGGCGATCAGCCTGGTGCTGCCCCAGCTGAAGGGCAAGCTCGACGGCTACGCGCTGCGCGTGCCCGTGCCGACCGGCTCCGCCACCGACCTCACCGTCACCGTCTCCAAGCCGGTCACGGTGGAGCAGGTCAACGAGGCGTTCCGCGCGGCCGCCGACGGCGAGCTCAAGGGCATCCTGGTCTACACCGAGGCGCCCATCGTGTCCTCCGACATCGTCACCGACCCGGCGTCGTGCATCTTCGACTCCGGCCTCACCAAGGTGATCGACAACCAGGTCAAGATCGTCGGCTGGTACGACAACGAGTGGGGCTACTCCAACCGCCTGGTTGACCTCACCGGTCTCGTCGGCTCCAAGCTCTGA
- the whiA gene encoding DNA-binding protein WhiA: MAMTAAVKDELSRLETTKTCCRRAEVASLLRFSGGLHIVAGRVVVEAEVDAGSVARRLRKAIHEVYGYPSDVHVLSPGGLRKGTRYMVRVVKDGEALARQTGLLDPRGRPVRGLPAPVVAGGLCDAEAAWRGAFLAHGSLTEPGRSSAMEVGCPGPEAAMALVGAARRLGITAKAREVRGADRVVVRDGEAIGALLTKMGAQDVRLTWEERRMRREVRATANRLANFDDANLRRSARAAVAAAARVDRALQILGDDVPEHLAAAGTLRVQHRQASLEELGQLADPPMTKDAVAGRIRRLLSMADRRARETGVPDTESVVTADMLDEG, encoded by the coding sequence GTGGCGATGACCGCAGCGGTAAAGGACGAGCTGAGCAGGTTGGAGACGACCAAGACCTGCTGTCGCCGAGCCGAGGTGGCTTCGCTCCTGCGCTTCTCGGGCGGTCTGCACATCGTGGCCGGGCGGGTCGTGGTGGAGGCCGAGGTGGACGCGGGCTCGGTGGCCCGGCGGCTGCGCAAGGCCATCCACGAGGTGTACGGCTACCCCTCCGACGTGCACGTGCTCAGCCCGGGCGGGCTGCGCAAGGGCACCCGGTACATGGTGCGGGTGGTCAAGGACGGTGAGGCCCTGGCCCGCCAGACCGGGCTGCTCGACCCCCGCGGCCGTCCGGTGCGCGGCCTGCCCGCGCCCGTGGTGGCCGGCGGGCTCTGCGACGCCGAGGCCGCGTGGCGGGGCGCGTTCCTCGCCCACGGCTCGCTCACCGAGCCCGGCCGCTCCTCCGCCATGGAGGTGGGCTGCCCGGGACCTGAGGCGGCCATGGCGCTGGTGGGGGCCGCCCGCCGGCTGGGCATCACCGCCAAGGCGCGTGAGGTCCGCGGTGCCGACCGGGTGGTGGTGCGCGACGGGGAGGCCATCGGTGCGCTGCTCACCAAGATGGGTGCCCAGGACGTGCGGCTGACCTGGGAGGAGCGCCGGATGCGGCGCGAGGTCCGGGCCACCGCCAACCGGCTGGCCAACTTCGACGACGCGAACCTGCGCCGCTCCGCCCGCGCGGCGGTGGCGGCGGCGGCCCGGGTGGACCGCGCGCTGCAGATCCTGGGTGACGACGTGCCCGAGCACCTCGCGGCGGCGGGCACGCTGCGGGTGCAGCACCGGCAGGCCTCGCTGGAGGAGCTGGGGCAGCTGGCCGACCCGCCGATGACCAAGGACGCGGTGGCCGGACGTATTCGCCGGCTGCTGTCCATGGCCGACCGCCGAGCCAGGGAGACCGGTGTTCCTGACACCGAGTCCGTGGTCACCGCAGACATGCTGGACGAGGGTTAG
- the yvcK gene encoding uridine diphosphate-N-acetylglucosamine-binding protein YvcK has protein sequence MSTPAPTVVALGGGHGLHATLRAARHLGENVTAVVTVADDGGSSGRLRRELGALPPGDLRMALAALAADSEHGRLWSTAVQHRFGGHGALAGHPVGNLLITGLAEVLGDPVAALDTVGSLLGLQGRVLPMSRVPLEIEADVAGLQDDPRVSTAIRGQVAVATTAGQVRRVRLLPPKPTACSEAVAAVLAADLVVLGPGSWFSSVIPHVLVPELLAAMLNTRALRVAVLNLAPQPGETAGFSTERHLHVLSQHAPGLRLDAVVVDRRSVHPGKETEQVSRVAQRLGARLVVADVAKEDTETHDPALLGQVLADILAQGGSAEAEAAGTVAADRVTPGPSSPHPVTPDPIDGEDAPAWR, from the coding sequence GTGAGCACCCCCGCGCCGACGGTGGTGGCGCTGGGCGGAGGACACGGTCTGCACGCCACCCTCCGCGCCGCGCGCCACCTGGGCGAGAACGTCACCGCGGTGGTCACCGTGGCCGACGACGGCGGCTCCTCGGGGCGGCTGCGCCGCGAGCTCGGCGCCCTGCCGCCAGGCGACCTGCGGATGGCGCTGGCCGCCCTGGCGGCGGACAGCGAGCACGGCCGGCTGTGGTCGACCGCGGTGCAGCACCGCTTCGGCGGGCACGGCGCGCTCGCCGGGCACCCGGTGGGCAACCTGCTCATCACCGGTCTGGCCGAGGTGCTGGGCGACCCGGTGGCCGCGCTGGACACGGTGGGCTCGCTGCTCGGCCTGCAGGGCCGGGTGCTGCCGATGAGCCGGGTCCCGCTGGAGATCGAGGCCGACGTGGCCGGGCTGCAGGACGACCCCCGCGTCTCCACCGCCATCCGCGGCCAGGTCGCGGTGGCCACCACCGCCGGGCAGGTCCGCCGGGTGCGGCTGCTGCCGCCCAAGCCGACGGCGTGCTCGGAGGCGGTGGCCGCGGTGCTCGCCGCCGACCTGGTGGTGCTCGGCCCCGGGTCCTGGTTCTCCAGCGTGATCCCGCACGTGCTGGTGCCCGAGCTGCTGGCCGCGATGCTGAACACCAGGGCGCTGCGGGTGGCGGTGCTGAACCTCGCCCCCCAGCCCGGGGAGACGGCGGGGTTCAGCACCGAGCGACACCTGCACGTACTCTCGCAGCACGCTCCCGGGCTTCGCCTCGACGCGGTGGTCGTGGACCGCCGCTCGGTGCACCCGGGCAAGGAGACCGAGCAGGTCAGCCGGGTTGCCCAGCGGCTGGGTGCACGGCTGGTGGTCGCGGACGTGGCCAAGGAGGACACCGAGACGCACGACCCGGCGCTGCTCGGCCAGGTGCTGGCCGACATCCTCGCCCAGGGCGGCTCCGCCGAGGCGGAGGCGGCGGGAACCGTCGCCGCAGACCGGGTCACCCCAGGGCCGAGCAGCCCACACCCGGTCACCCCAGACCCCATCGATGGAGAGGACGCGCCAGCGTGGCGATGA
- the rapZ gene encoding RNase adapter RapZ yields MAIVTGLSGAGRSTAAKVLEDLGWFVVDNLPPELISTVVDLGAQSRAGLTKIAVVMDVRSRGFTTDLADVIRQLDAKTLRPRVLFLEASDALLIRRFEQVRRSHPLQGDGRLADGIAKERELLAPLRAEADLVIDTTSLSVHDLRQKIDDAFGTEATTQTKVMVLSFGYKYGLPMDADLVVDVRFLPNPHWLPELRNNTGQDPSVRDYVLGQEGAAEFLDRYHDLLRLMSAGYRREGKRYLTLAVGCTGGKHRSVAISEQLAQRLSEIDNLTVQVVHRDLGRE; encoded by the coding sequence GTGGCCATCGTCACCGGCCTGTCCGGGGCGGGGCGCAGCACCGCGGCCAAGGTGCTGGAGGACCTGGGCTGGTTCGTGGTGGACAACCTGCCACCCGAGCTCATCTCCACCGTCGTCGACCTCGGGGCCCAGTCCCGGGCGGGGCTCACCAAGATCGCCGTGGTGATGGACGTGCGCAGCCGTGGGTTCACCACCGACCTGGCCGACGTGATCCGCCAGCTCGACGCCAAGACGCTGCGCCCACGGGTGCTGTTCCTGGAGGCCTCCGACGCGCTGCTCATCCGGCGCTTCGAGCAGGTCCGCCGCAGCCACCCGCTGCAGGGCGACGGCCGCCTGGCCGACGGCATCGCCAAGGAGCGCGAGCTGCTCGCGCCGCTGCGCGCCGAGGCCGACCTGGTCATCGACACCACCTCGCTGTCGGTGCACGACCTGCGCCAGAAGATCGACGACGCCTTCGGCACCGAGGCGACCACGCAGACCAAGGTGATGGTGCTGTCCTTCGGCTACAAGTACGGGCTGCCGATGGACGCCGACCTGGTGGTGGACGTGCGGTTCCTGCCCAACCCGCACTGGCTGCCGGAGCTGCGCAACAACACCGGGCAGGACCCGTCGGTGCGCGACTACGTGCTCGGCCAGGAGGGTGCGGCGGAGTTCCTGGACCGCTACCACGACCTGCTGCGGCTGATGAGCGCCGGCTACCGGCGCGAGGGCAAGCGCTACCTCACCCTCGCCGTGGGCTGCACCGGCGGCAAGCACCGCAGCGTGGCCATCAGCGAGCAGCTGGCCCAGCGGCTCAGCGAGATCGACAACCTGACCGTGCAGGTCGTGCACCGAGACCTGGGACGGGAGTGA
- the uvrC gene encoding excinuclease ABC subunit UvrC, translated as MPDPSTYRPAPGTIPDQPGVYKFRDPHGRVIYVGKAKSLRSRLSSYFADLSGLHPRTRQMVTTAASVEWTVVGTEVEALQLEYNWIKEFDPRFNVRYRDDKTYPVLAVTLNEKYPRLFVYRGPKKKGVRYFGPYAHAWAIRETLDLLLRVFPARTCSTGVFNRHKQIDRPCLLGYIDKCSAPCTGAVSAEEHREIVEDFCDFLAGRTDKLVRQLEKQMQAASDELDFERAARLRDDVGALRRAMEKQAVVLGDGTDADVVAFAGDDLEAAVQVFHVRGGRVRGQRGWVVELTGDLAGDDDSVDHNPAGDGLSAAATAYLVEQFLTQFYGEQAALADGTASPAEQVPREVLLPQLPEDSEALEQWLSGLRGSKVRLRVPQRGDKRDLAATVARNAQEAFAQHKLRRAGDLTSRSAALQGLQRSLGLDSAPLRIECVDVSHVQGTDVVASLVVFEDGLPRKSDYRHYAIKEAAGGGHSDDVASIAEVTRRRFLRHHTSTTPPESGASPEPALPTDAAAPASTEPAAAPVEAAPLDSSTGRPRRFAYPPNLYVVDGGAPQVAAAAAVLDELGVRDVAVVGLAKRLEEVWVPGEEDPVILPRSSEELYLLQRIRDEAHRFAITFHRSKRSKRMTASALDSVPGLGESRRNALVSHFGSVARLRKASLEQIVEVPGVGATTARAVLTALRGEDDAPVTAEQGDRA; from the coding sequence GTGCCTGACCCGTCCACCTACCGTCCAGCTCCGGGCACCATCCCGGACCAGCCGGGGGTCTACAAGTTCCGCGACCCACACGGCCGCGTCATCTACGTCGGCAAGGCCAAGAGCCTGCGCAGCCGGCTCAGCTCCTACTTCGCCGACCTGTCCGGCCTGCACCCGCGCACCCGGCAGATGGTCACCACCGCCGCCAGCGTGGAGTGGACCGTGGTCGGCACCGAGGTCGAGGCGCTGCAGCTGGAGTACAACTGGATCAAGGAGTTCGACCCGCGGTTCAACGTCCGCTACCGCGACGACAAGACCTACCCGGTGCTCGCGGTGACGCTGAACGAGAAGTACCCGCGGCTGTTCGTCTACCGCGGCCCCAAGAAGAAGGGGGTGCGCTACTTCGGTCCGTACGCCCACGCCTGGGCCATCCGCGAGACCCTGGACCTGCTGCTGCGGGTGTTCCCGGCTCGCACCTGCTCCACCGGGGTGTTCAACCGCCACAAGCAGATCGACCGGCCCTGTCTGCTGGGCTACATCGACAAGTGCTCCGCCCCGTGCACCGGCGCGGTCAGCGCCGAGGAGCACCGGGAGATCGTGGAGGACTTCTGCGACTTCCTCGCCGGGCGCACCGACAAGCTGGTGCGCCAGCTGGAGAAGCAGATGCAGGCGGCGTCGGACGAGCTCGACTTCGAGCGCGCGGCCCGGCTGCGCGACGACGTGGGGGCGCTGCGGCGGGCCATGGAGAAGCAGGCGGTGGTGCTGGGCGACGGCACGGACGCCGACGTGGTGGCCTTCGCCGGGGACGACCTCGAGGCTGCGGTGCAGGTGTTCCACGTGCGCGGCGGCCGGGTGCGGGGCCAGCGCGGCTGGGTGGTGGAGCTCACCGGCGACCTGGCGGGCGACGACGACTCCGTCGACCACAACCCGGCGGGCGACGGGCTGAGCGCCGCCGCCACCGCGTACCTGGTGGAGCAGTTCCTCACCCAGTTCTACGGCGAGCAGGCCGCGCTGGCCGACGGCACCGCGAGCCCGGCCGAGCAGGTGCCCCGCGAGGTGCTGCTGCCCCAGCTGCCCGAGGACTCCGAGGCGCTGGAGCAGTGGCTCAGCGGGCTGCGCGGCTCCAAGGTGCGCCTGCGGGTGCCGCAGCGCGGGGACAAGCGCGACCTGGCCGCCACGGTGGCGCGCAACGCCCAGGAGGCGTTCGCCCAGCACAAGCTGCGCCGCGCCGGTGACCTCACCTCCCGCTCGGCGGCGCTGCAGGGACTGCAGCGCTCCCTCGGGCTGGACTCCGCGCCGCTGCGCATCGAGTGCGTGGACGTCAGCCACGTGCAGGGCACCGACGTGGTGGCGTCGCTGGTGGTGTTCGAGGACGGCCTGCCCCGCAAGTCCGACTACCGGCACTACGCCATCAAGGAGGCCGCCGGCGGCGGGCACTCCGACGACGTGGCCAGCATCGCCGAGGTCACCCGGCGCCGGTTCCTGCGCCACCACACCAGCACCACCCCGCCGGAGTCGGGGGCCTCGCCCGAGCCGGCGCTGCCCACCGACGCCGCGGCCCCGGCCAGCACCGAGCCCGCAGCTGCCCCGGTGGAGGCGGCCCCGCTGGACTCCAGCACCGGCCGTCCGCGGCGCTTCGCCTACCCGCCCAACCTCTACGTGGTGGACGGCGGTGCGCCCCAGGTGGCGGCCGCGGCCGCGGTGCTCGACGAGCTCGGGGTGCGTGACGTGGCGGTGGTCGGGCTGGCCAAGCGCCTGGAGGAGGTGTGGGTGCCGGGGGAGGAGGACCCGGTGATCCTGCCGCGCAGCAGCGAGGAGCTGTACCTGCTGCAGCGCATCCGCGACGAGGCGCACCGCTTCGCCATCACCTTCCACCGCAGCAAGCGCAGCAAGCGGATGACGGCCTCGGCACTGGACTCGGTGCCGGGTCTGGGGGAAAGTCGTCGCAACGCCCTGGTCTCGCACTTCGGATCCGTTGCGCGCCTGCGCAAGGCCAGCCTCGAGCAGATCGTCGAGGTCCCCGGTGTGGGGGCGACCACGGCGCGTGCGGTTCTCACCGCGCTGCGCGGAGAGGATGATGCACCAGTGACTGCAGAGCAGGGGGACCGCGCGTGA